A single genomic interval of Aedes aegypti strain LVP_AGWG chromosome 1, AaegL5.0 Primary Assembly, whole genome shotgun sequence harbors:
- the LOC110674453 gene encoding protein CutA homolog: MAFNPQQKYKPGLHSVAYVTTPNEESALKLSRKLIERKLAACVNIVPRVVSIYEWEGKIKEHHEILLVIKTRSARVDELCQFVRENHPYSVAEVVALSIENGNPAYLTWLSKAVPEGKH, from the coding sequence ATGGCGTTCAATCCACAGCAAAAGTACAAACCCGGCCTGCATTCAGTCGCTTATGTGACCACCCCCAATGAGGAGTCTGCGCTGAAGTTGTCCCGGAAGTTGATCGAGCGGAAATTGGCTGCCTGTGTCAATATCGTCCCGAGGGTTGTTTCGATCTACGAGTGGGAAGGCAAAATCAAGGAACACCACGAGATTTTACTGGTGATCAAAACTCGAAGTGCCAGGGTGGATGAGTTGTGTCAGTTTGTGCGGGAGAATCATCCTTACAGTGTGGCGGAAGTGGTCGCGTTGTCGATCGAGAATGGAAATCCGGCTTATTTGACGTGGCTGAGCAAGGCGGTTCCGGAAGGGAAGCATTGA